In Acanthochromis polyacanthus isolate Apoly-LR-REF ecotype Palm Island chromosome 9, KAUST_Apoly_ChrSc, whole genome shotgun sequence, the DNA window TGGCAAGTTATGACAATGTGAGAAATCATCATACAGTTTGTAGATAAATCTGAAATTCAGTTGTTTTGATGGACCAATCACAGTAAAACTCTGCCAAACACATGGAATCTttaagtgaatttttttttgttgctgtaaatTCTTGTTATTGTGTATATGTAGTTTTTGTTCTGATTGCTGTTCATGAAATATTTACAGataataaagaaatatttttgacatcaggaaaaaaaatctacattattCGTCTCTTCGTCACACAATCGACAAGGTGACTGTGTGATTTTCTTTCTAATGTGGTGATACATAAGTTTATGCTTTTTCAAGCTGGAGCACTTAGTGCAAACTCTTCTTGTTACCCAGACAGTTTGTCCTGTTTGCAGATTACCTCATGAAGAGTGGGAAATTTGCAACCAATTTTAAAATCAGATGTAACATCTGTTTGCTAAAGTTTAGTCAGAGACTTTCCTTTTATCTGCTTAGTGAGCCTGTATCTCGTTTGCCCATTTAAGATGCATATAAGACAATTGTGCTAGATTACACTTATAACGACACTTTAAGTGCCAACTTAACCTTCAAAGCTAGGCTTGGAGATTGGCAGTTTTGATAAATCTGACTAGAAGTTAGTGTTGCTGAACTAATTTGAAGTAACaatgctttctgtttttaaaatgatgtgtTTGTTCATACATATCCACACCCTTCACAGCCTTGTGAGTGATTTGATAATGTTTTAGCATTCAAGCACACCATCCCTGTTGTATGCGAGGAGAGATTTTCACCTATTTCATCAGCCATTTAATCTTTTCAGTCTCTTTAGTGCATAAGCTTAATcaaaaaagcagagaaacaaagaTTTTGATGTGATTATGGAAAGAGCATTTTGTCATCATCAGCTCTATTTTAATGATGTCATgcaaaagacaacagagaacaTAACTGGAATTTGAAGCATTATTAGTCTAACATGCCATAACTTATAACAAAGAATATATTtatgttaaaatgtttattagtAAAAAGTGGCTTAaccatttttgtttattgttgttttctgtgtaacAGTGCCCAATGTTGTTAACTTCAAaccttttatatatatatttttcaagcATTCAAAATCCATTTCACATTACAAGTCTTCCTTGTCCTCTTTAGATGTCTGTAGTTTgccattgttattattaatattactactactactactactactactactacttgttttgttattgttgtcattATTGTAGctcttttaaatctctttttaaaGCATACTTTTATCTGAGAGCCtttcaagattttattttataatatgATATATCATGTcatattatataaataaaaatgttctgttatgcatcaatttcattttttggaaaatttgaaAGATTAATCTTAGTGATAgtttttgtttgagttttttgttGTAGTAATAGTACTAACATCTGTGCGCTAGTAGAGGTTTGGCCAATAGATGGCGGTAGATTTTCGGGGAGGAGGATTTTGCGAGACGTTAATCTGACGGAAGTACCATCCTCCAATCACGTTGACGCACCAGTGAGCGTTACCATGACATCGCAATGCACTAACGGCAGCTCTTTGAACGGACCAATCGCAGCTTCGCTTTGTGGCATTTAAACCGTGTAGCGTCATCGACACTAAATTCAAATCTCagaaagagaggaaacagaACAGCGAGTCTTGGTGCGCTGTACTCCACTTTGTATTGAAGAGGTGAGAGCTTTATGTTGGTTTGTTGTGCACCCAGAAGAATGCAATTTTGTTTGGTGACGCAACAGCAGTGCTTTATACCGCTTAATGTCAGCGCTAACTTGTGTTCATTTTCTACAGGGTAATGCTAAGCATTCTATGTTTACTTTAGCTCAGCTAACTGAATTCTTTAAAGTCGACAACAGTAACATTGCTGATATGGTGAAAAAAATGCGTTTAGCCAacttgttgttatttttataattgattaaataaagtttaatagCAGCTAAATGTATGCTAACACAATGCCTGAGAGCCACGCGTTAGCGTAGGTCGCCTCGCTAACCACTTTCTGTCCTTCTCTCTTCTATGTGCCCGGACACCCAGGTCGATGAAAACGTGGATAATATGGCGCAGTTTGGGTTTGAGAATGACATCCACAGTATCTTGAAGCTGGACATGCCCATCACAAACGCTCCCATGGCGAGGTGGCAGAGAAAGGCGAGCTCCTCAAACACCTCCGCCCCGAACGGTCTGTCTCCTGGAAAATCTGCTAATGTGTCGCTGAGTTCATCAAAAACACCAAGCAAAACACCGGGTAATGTATCCATTTCTGCAGCTGTATCTGCTATGTAGGTATATCCGCAAGTGCTAATCGCTGACTTCTCTGATTTTATATTGtaggcaaaaataaaaaacaaacaccctcTAAGATGGGGGGCGACCGCTTCATTCCCATCAGAAACAGCAAACAAATGGATGTTGCAAGTTTCCTACTCACCAAGGAGAATGAGCACGGGGACACAAACAACGCAGCAAGCACATCAGTAAGTTATTTCAACACCTTTCATTGTGATCCCGTTTGTACATGAAGGATTTTATTGATCGTGCTCATCTGTGTTGAAAGGAAAACCAGAAAGCTTGGTCTATGTCTCTGAATGGATACAACATTGAAGATGCAAAGATCCTCCATCTGGGAGGGAAACCACTGAATGCACCAGAGGGTAAGAATATTTGCAGATTCATGTTTTGTTGTATCACACTGTGGATTTGTTTTCTCATGTTATTttccttttatctttttttgtcatacAGGCtatcaaaacaacttgaaaGTCCTCTACAGTCAGGCTACAACTCCTGCCTctgtcaaaaaaacaagatacatATCTTCAACTCCAGACCGAATCCTAGATGCTCCTGATCTTCGAAATGATTTCTGTATGTTTGGCGTTCATGAGATTTTTCCTTAATATCATCTATGCAGTAAAATTTTATAGTGAAGTGTGCACTGTATGAATAacttatcacattttttttctttttcacaataATCCACTGAGTACAGATAATGATTGAtgcattctttattttgaatttaaagaTTGTAtactttatcatttttatttttttaatgtgatgttTAAGAAAGCATCCTTGTATACCCAGTAAAAGTAAACATTGTCACCTCTTTATTTTCTCCCCTCAGATTTGAATCTGCTTGATTGGAGCAGTCGGAATGTCCTTGCTGTAGCTCTTCATAACAGTGTTTACTTGTGGGATGCCACTCAAGGAGACATCATTCTTCTGATGAAGCTGGAGCGTGAGGAGGACTACATCTGCTCATTGTCCTGGACCAAAGAGGGAAGCTACCTGGCTATTGGAACCAGTGATTGCAAAGTTCAGGTTGGTATGATGATAAATATACCACTTCAGTTCCTAAGGCAAGGAGCacaaaagtacagaatattttgtatttcataaaaccttttttttcctcccttagTTGTGGGATGTTGATAATCAGAAGCGCTTGCGCAGCATGGCCAGCCACACTGCAAGAGTTGGTAGTCTGAGCTGGAATGACCATGTTCTTTCTAGGTACAGTTGCCCATTTGTCACTCAAAATATAAAGCCAGCAATGCCAATTATATTTGTTTGATCTTATTGACTTAAAACACTACTTTCCTCCTCACAGTGGCTCCAGATCAGGACACATCCACCACCATGATGTGAGGGTGGCAGACCATCACATCTTCACACTCACTGGTCACTCACAGGAGGTTTGTGGACTGAAGTGGTCCCCTGACGGCCGATACCTGGCTAGTGGAGGCAATGACaacttggtgtgtgtgtggccacGTGTGCAGGAGGGCAGCGCCAGCAATGAAAGCCAGTTAGTCCGCAGCTGGAGCGAACATCAGGGAGCTGTCAAAGTGAGTAGTATAACTCAATTTGAACAATTTCATTGAAATCCTAGAGGGATTTGCCTGATTATTAAGcatattaaacacatttttaaacgtTCACGATGAGGTCTAAAAGCCCTGTGCTGTAGAGTGAAGTTTAACTAATTTTTTGAGTATGTTTCCATTGTTTTAGGCTTTAGCCTGGTGTCCATGGCAGTCAAATATTCTTGCATCTGGAGGAGGCACCAGTGATCGCCACATCCGCATCTGGAATGTAAACAGTGGCTCCTGCATCAGTTCACTTGACACTCAATCCCAGGTAAATTCATGCTTCTCGACTCTTGAATGTGAAGGGTGATTCTCAGTCCAATAACTTTTATTGTGTTGCATTTATTCACATGTTGATGACCTGTCCAATCACACACGACTTTTCAGATCTCGTCCCTGGTGTTTGCACCCAATTACAAGGAGTTAGTCTCTGCACATGGATATGCCCACAACAATGTTGCTATCTGGAAGTACCCCTCTCTCACCAAAGTTGCAGAGCTCAATGGTAAGTATCTGTTTAGACTGGATTACCTCTGCTTTATACATTGTTTAAGAAAAGTCCAGTGAACTGGAAACTGCAGTTCTTGGGCCTTTTGGTTCATATAAACATACACTTTTATTTTAGGCCACGAAGACAGAGTTCTCAATTTGATTCTGAGCCCAGACTACTCCACTGTTGCCACCATTGCTGGAGATGAGACTATACGTCTGTGGAAGAGCTTTGAAGTAGATCCTGTGAAGAAGAAGGCTAAGGAGAGGATGGTCAAATCAACTAGCAGTGTCATTCATCAGTCAATCAGATAATGTGCTTTGCCTTGacttttgagttgtttttttgtttttgggtcAGTACTGATTGAGTTATgtgcagatgttttatttaatcCACAATAAAGATTACAACCTGGTTCTTGCCTTGTACTGGTCCTATTGATGCTGTAATATATTGTTCTGTTGACCCAAATACACTAATGTGGTAAAGTACAAGTGTTGACAGTttagtataattttttttaagcagtttgagatggtttttttttttttttttttttattgtaaggATACATTGGACtgggttaaaattaaattatttaaataccagatctgtttctgtttgcttGATTGACATCTGACAAATTCCATGTTTATTTACCCCCAAACTATCATCTACTTTACATGAGGTCTGTTTACTTGTGTGAAGTCCACTGATGGATCACATCCATGGTTATGTTGGCAATAAGTCACACCACAGTACACCTATCAACATCTGAGCTCTACAATGCCAGCACTTTCTTTTGATATGCCACTTTACTTTAATGAACACTGCAGCATGTTGTGTTTACGGAGACAGATGTACTAGAATACACAAGGCTGTGAGCATTTGTTCCTAGTTTATATGTAGGATGACCTGAAATATAAAAGTCCTGTGATTGGGTCCAATAGGTTTTTGCTTCAACCACATTTGAGCGGCTGATTTTGCTGATCACTTCACCAACTACAGGTTAAATTCATCTATGAAATGATGTGGTCTAATGTTTAAACAGAAATGTAACTTCTAGGACCACACCGTTGGAAGCTGTTCAATGTTAATCAATGACAATGGGTCAATTTAAACCTGTGTGTCTACAGATTACAAAAAGGTCTTGCTTTCTCTTTTCTGGGAAATGTGGAAAATCACGACATTTAGATTTAATTTCTGTTTATGTTCAGTTCAACATCAGGGTAAAACATGTACATCTATAGAagctaaatttatttttttgtaatttgaggCAAATGGTCAATAGCAAACATTGATAGATTTACATAGATTGACTTCCTTTTTGATATTCAAACAGCCATCTGCACAAATTTTTATTCAAGTTTGTCATAGAAAGTTTTTCTATTCACTTCATGCACAGCATGCTGACAGTAAACCATAGTATCACTACCTAATAATGCGGCAACACAAAATGCATCAATACTGTAATATACAGCACAACACTTCGTTTCCACAATTCTTAAAATTGGAAATTTTAGGTGTTTCTGAAAGTGCACAGCAAAGCTGCTGTCCAAATGACACACACCTTTATCAAaattttggttttatttcaaaagataaataaaaacaggggaaaaaaactaaaaacaattGTCATTTACAATGAAAACCTTATTTTAGCATAAACTTTATAGCAGTTATTTACATGGACTAGTCTTCAGTAAAAACTGTGCCATACTTCCAAGCAACAAAGGCCATGCTTGCCAAAGAGCAGTGTAGATCAAGCTGTTGTGGCTCAAGCCCGAGTTGAAGAATACTATCAGTGATATCATGAGCACCAATCTCCATACAGTGTTCATCACAGTTAATAATTTTTGCAACAGCTTACACAACACAATGTGGAGATCACCGGCAAAACGCAATATGCCATCCATATCCCGATAAGTGTGcatatattttcacaaaagACTAGACTTACATAGAAATTCTGCAGGTTCGAAGTAGCATATTGTAATCTGTGTCACTCCAATATGCTGCAAGACATGAATGATGAATGACATATTCAAGGTTGTAAAATTAGTCTATGCCTCCTTCTCTTTCCAGAGTCCCCAGGTTAGATTTCTTTTACTTTGCCCATTAGGATTTTGCCGTTGGTGTAGTGGTGAGCATTCCCGTTCTCAACATGTTTGCCATTTGCCACCACACTGATCGGTTCACTGGTCGAGCcattctgttttgtctttttgtctgtgcCAGGAAGACGTTTGCCCTTTATATATGCCTGCACCCAGAAGttagagaagaggaagaagaagaagacaccgTACATCCAGATCAGGTGGATCCACAAGGGGTTCTGATAGTCACACTTTTCCATGAAGTAGTACTGGCTGATGTGAACGGACACCAGAATGAACTGCGTCTGTAAAACAAGAGGGAAAGCACAGATGGTAGCATCTCATGCTAACTAATGCGATGAATTCCAATATAAATGCATACTTGTCAATAAAAGGAACATACGAGCTGGATAGCGGTCATGTACTTCTTCCACCACAGGTATTTCTGGAAGCGAGGCCCTGCAGCAGAAAGGCCGTAGTAGGAGTACATGATAACATGGACTGCAGAATTCACCATGGCGTGGAAGCAGCCCATTCCTGCAGCTttagagaggggaaaaaacacacagaaattatGTATTTCATGATATTTAGTATGTAAATATACCAGTATCTCCTAATgtggtatttttattttctactttaattttttagattttttcagaTATGAAAAAGCACAAGGACTGACAAGAGTTGGTTAgggttaacaaaaaaaaaaatctatttgtgGCATTTTATTGCCATTATTTAGATGAAAAtactgaggacagacagaaattATGAGAGTGAGCAGGAAATGACAAGCAGTAAGGgtctggtagcctagccgcgctagacaacccacagcaacgaatttaattctctgccagggtgccttcagaaacatggggctagcgcggctaggctaagggTCTGGCTGACCGGCAATCAAACAGAGGACTCACTGTTTGACAGCATACTAACAATTTGGCTATCAGTCTGTCCCATTTGTTAGATGTTACGACTacaatattttatgttttaagtATGTATATTGTAAGTTTGTTGAGTAAAACTCACCAGGCGTCAGGGTGATGCCCCACCACCAAGACCAGGGCATGACGGAGTGATGGAAGACGTGGAGAAATGTGATCTGAGCTTGCTTCTTTCTCAGCACAAAGAATGCCTGAAATAAACACCAGTGCGGTTAACATTCACAGGAGAGCTGTCACAATAATAGGCTCAAGCAATATGTGAAGAGAGACATCCTTACTGTGTCGAGGAGTTCGatgtattttga includes these proteins:
- the elovl1a gene encoding elongation of very long chain fatty acids protein 1a, with amino-acid sequence MLRDVVSNIVGFHSNLKSKIDVRVIDYPLMQSPIHMTCILLGYVFLSVYIGPRLMANRKPFSLKTPMIVYNLSMVLMNAYIVYEFMMSGWATTFTWRCDLVDTSSSPQALRMIRVSWLFYFSKYIELLDTAFFVLRKKQAQITFLHVFHHSVMPWSWWWGITLTPAAGMGCFHAMVNSAVHVIMYSYYGLSAAGPRFQKYLWWKKYMTAIQLTQFILVSVHISQYYFMEKCDYQNPLWIHLIWMYGVFFFFLFSNFWVQAYIKGKRLPGTDKKTKQNGSTSEPISVVANGKHVENGNAHHYTNGKILMGKVKEI
- the cdc20 gene encoding cell division cycle protein 20 homolog, translating into MAQFGFENDIHSILKLDMPITNAPMARWQRKASSSNTSAPNGLSPGKSANVSLSSSKTPSKTPGKNKKQTPSKMGGDRFIPIRNSKQMDVASFLLTKENEHGDTNNAASTSENQKAWSMSLNGYNIEDAKILHLGGKPLNAPEGYQNNLKVLYSQATTPASVKKTRYISSTPDRILDAPDLRNDFYLNLLDWSSRNVLAVALHNSVYLWDATQGDIILLMKLEREEDYICSLSWTKEGSYLAIGTSDCKVQLWDVDNQKRLRSMASHTARVGSLSWNDHVLSSGSRSGHIHHHDVRVADHHIFTLTGHSQEVCGLKWSPDGRYLASGGNDNLVCVWPRVQEGSASNESQLVRSWSEHQGAVKALAWCPWQSNILASGGGTSDRHIRIWNVNSGSCISSLDTQSQISSLVFAPNYKELVSAHGYAHNNVAIWKYPSLTKVAELNGHEDRVLNLILSPDYSTVATIAGDETIRLWKSFEVDPVKKKAKERMVKSTSSVIHQSIR